From the Cyclopterus lumpus isolate fCycLum1 chromosome 25, fCycLum1.pri, whole genome shotgun sequence genome, one window contains:
- the mtmr11 gene encoding myotubularin-related protein 11 — MLTGSKTTFKVRQMLPDIKERMLSQSGVTARSRDVFGLRCLPGECVLQRAVMVRKKLSAREGRGWVSGTLFCTHFRVAFVPQDSPKPDDNADPVLLGDHDVALASIEKVVVVGPNRTKLVTPNSSLKFTPEELVLYCKDLQVICFLFDRLTPDAQVIEITYTIAKTYQPLKPGSVLSFQNAALGSVEMKQFLSNRRRNTHMNWFESASDWEQELERCGATGWRVSSVNDRFEMSTSLPRSIVVPQKVFDTELKKSFAHFNEGRIPRWCWRHPRGSDLLRMASFQNNIYHEKDDIRNLEMILFGCQSSLCVVVELGEELPSPADIQLAHGRLRALSLGDISTSVSVPDDKWLSTLESTRWLDYTRACLRKASEVACLLRGGHLTVALQEADDRDMGCVVSSLVQVMCDPHCRTQHGFQSLVQKEWVMAGHRFYSRINYHRDNDKEEAPVFLLFLDCVWQLLSQNPSRFQLTDDFLLALHDSIHLPLFSSFLANCQRERCKRSQNLGQSYTPVNGWRDMESSSDPSDPPLPSVWDWSLQYSKHRRDRFTQPVPPIPPLQPLLNGNLNTNPDTHRLTDSTPGSVFLLSRGVFSCPANLLPWRSGSSGVYKKSHRRAASSENVPGLERLLKAWALAEFPQGLTRSTPAPQGPLDPYEPLLPLLMGPCMGLWKECYLRGALHAQAFSHPVSANHPHPVERLAREVQQLEDQLAQVSTGTDPRPPTKMAEPRRADTNLNQNTNNGTFLFPAAPRPAPRAAPPPTSTNHQTSRGPPPASAPPSRLGHKDNKHTFLFGHPPGAEARPDQRYYPAPNSAKPPKGSGSSIAS; from the exons GCGAGTGTGTGCTTCAGCGAGCCGTTATGGTGAGGAAGAAGTTGAGTgccagggaggggaggggctggGTGTCTGGGACCCTCTTCTGTACCCACTTCAGAGTGGCCTTTGTTCCTCAGGACAGTCCCAAACCTGAC GACAATGCAGATCCAGTGCTTCTAGGAGATCATGACGTGGCGTTGGCGTCCATAGAGAAGGTTGTGGTTG TGGGCCCAAACAGGACCAAGCTGGTGACCCCAAACTCCTCACTGAAGTTCACTCCGGAGGAGCTGGTGCTTTACTGCAAGGACCTGCAAGTCATCTGCTTCCTGTTCGACCGCCTCACTCCTGACGCACAAGTCATCGAG ATAACCTACACCATCGCCAAGACCTACCAGCCTCTTAAACCAGGGTCCGTTTTATCTTTCCAGAACGCTGCCCTGGGGAGCGTCG aAATGAAGCAGTTTCTAAGCAACCGTCGGCGAAACACCCACATGAACTGGTTTGAGTCCGCCTCGGACTgggagcaggagctggagcgATGCGGGGCCACTGGCTGGAGAGTCAGCTCAGTCAACGACCGCTTCGAGATGTCCACCAG CCTGCCGAGGTCCATCGTGGTTCCACAGAAGGTCTTCGACACCGAGCTGAAGAAAAGCTTCGCCCACTTCAACGAAGGACGCATCCCT cGCTGGTGTTGGCGACACCCTCGAGGCAGCGATCTACTGCGAATGGCCAGCTTCCAGAACAACATCTACCACGAGAAAGACGACAtcag GAACCTGGAGATGATCCTGTTCGGGTGCCAGTCGTCtctgtgtgtggtggtggagctcGGCGAGGAGCTGCCCTCACCTGCAGATATCCAGCTGGCTCACGGCCGCCTGCGCGCCCTCAGTCTGGGAG ATATCTCCACTTCTGTGTCGGTGCCGGACGACAAATGGCTGTCGACCCTGGAAAGCACCCGCTGGCTGGACTACACCAG GGCCTGTCTGAGGAAAGCTTCAGAGGTTGCCTGCCTGCTCCGTGGCGGTCACCTGACTGTGGCACTGCAAG AGGCGGACGACCGGGACATGGGCTGCGTGGTGTCCAGCCTGGTGCAGGTGATGTGCGACCCCCACTGTCGCACCCAGCACGGCTTCCAGAGCCTGGTGCAGAAGGAGTGGGTGATGGCCGGCCACCGCTTCTACAGCCGCATCAACTACCACCGCGACAACgacaaggaggag GCTCCggtcttccttctcttcctggACTGTGTTTGGCAGCTCTTGTCCCAGAACCCCTCTCGCTTCCAGCTGacagatgacttcctgttggccCTGCACGACAGCATCCACCTGCCACTTTTCTCCAGCTTCTTGGCCAACTGCCAGCGAGAGAGATGCAAACGCTCCCAG AACCTCGGGCAGTCCTACACACCCGTCAATGGCTGGAGAGACATGGAGTCTTCCTCGGATCCCTCTGACCCCCCTCTGCCCTCGGTGTGGGACTGGTCCCTGCAGTACAGCAAGCACAGACGAGACCGCTTCACCCAACCCGTCCCCCCAATCCCTCCTCTCCAACCGCTGCTCAACGGCAACCTGAACACCAACCCGGACACACACAGG CTGACTGACAGCACCCCCGgctccgtcttcctcctctctcgaGGCGTCTTCTCCTGTCCTGCTAACCTGCTTCCCTGGCGCAGCGGCAGTTCGGGCGTTTACAAGAAGAGCCACCGGAGGGCGGCGTCCTCCGAGAACGTGCCCGGCCTGGAGAGGCTGCTGAAAGCCTGGGCGCTGGCCGAGTTTCCCCAAGGCCTCACGAGGTCCACCCCTGCACCTCAAGGACCACTTGACCCCTATGAGCCCTTATTGCCCCTCCTCATGGGGCCCTGCATGGGCCTGTGGAAGGAATGCTACCTCCGGGGGGCGCTCCATGCACAG GCGTTCTCCCACCCCGTCTCAGCTAACCACCCCCACCCTGTGGAGCGGCTGGCCCGGGAGGTGCAGCAGCTCGAAGACCAGCTGGCGCAGGTGTCCACCGGCACGGATCCAAGGCCGCCTACCAAGATGGCCGAGCCCCGACGGGCCGACACCAACCTGAACCAAAACACCAACAACGGCACCTTCCTCTTCCCGGCGGCGCCCAGACCGGCGCCCCGAGCGGCGCCTCCTCCTACCTCCACCAACCACCAGACCTCCAGGGGCCCTCCGCCCGCCTCGGCGCCACCGTCCAGACTCGGccacaaagacaacaagcacACGTTCCTGTtcgggcaccctcccggagcagAGGCCCGCCCCGACCAGCGCTATTACCCAGCACCCAACAGTGCCAAGCCGCCGAAGGGCAGCGGGTCCTCGATAGCTTCCTGA